In Patescibacteria group bacterium, the genomic stretch TATGATGAAGAGTGGCTTCGAAAGTCAGCCTTCCGCTCCTATGTTGATGGTGCGCTGTTTAAATATTTCATTGAAAAAAATAACCTAACACTTCTCGAGCAGAGTGGTTCGTTTGTACACCTCCCGGGTGATCTCATATCCATTTTCACAAAATCTCCTATATGAAACAACATCTCGTCAGATTCATGCCAAAATTATTAAAAGCGATAGGTAAAAAAAGTATTCTTAAAACGCTTTGCTCACTCAACCATCTCATGAGAACAGTGACTGCAGCAACTCATAGGTTGCAATTTTACTTTGAATACAGTGTTTTTAACCAACCGGAATACTTCGATCATTTTATTGACCTTTTCTATCTCTGGCGAAAGCACCGTTACCCATTTTGGCTTGAACGAGGTATTTTCGGGCTCCTTGCCTGCAAAGATCAAGGGGAAATTTTAGAACTTTGTTGCGGTGATGGCTTTAATGCTCGGAATTTTTACTCTATTCGAGCAAAAAGTATCGTGGCAGTAGATTTTGAAAAGGATGTCATACGCTTTGCCCAGAAGTACAATAGTGCACCCAATATTCAATTCCTCACCATAGATATTCGCCATGCTATGCCGCAAGGGGTCTTTGATACGATCATATGGGATGGCGCAATCGAACACTTTACTGAAACCGAAATTGATGAGCTTTTAAAAGAAATAAAGCCTAGACTGAAAGATGGTGGGTGTCTCAGTGGCTATACAATTGTTGAGAAGACGGAAGGAAAAAGCCACTCACTTCATGAGTACGAATTCAAATCAAAAGAGGATTTATTTCGTTTTCTCACCCCCTACTTTAAAAACGTAAGGGTATTTGAGACAGTATATCCCATCAGACACAATCTCTACTTTTGGGCTTCAGACAGTATTTTGCCGATGGATTCTGGGTGGATGGGACAAATCCGAACTTAAGGTGACCTCGAAAATAACTTCTGTTTTTTTAGGCACTACCAAGAACATTTATTTGAAAACCATGTGCCCGCCATTGATCATGGTTTAAAACATTCCGGGTATCATAGAGCAATTTCGTACGCATAACACCTATCTGACTTGGATCAATCTCTCGAAAAAGATCATGGTCGGTCAGAAGAAGGATGCAATCAGATCCTTCCGTTGCCTCTTTGAATGAATTCGAAAGAGAATAACGCTGAGTTGTCTGACACAGCGGATCAAAGATCTCCATGCGTATTGATCTTAATTTTAAAAGCTCAATAATTTGAAGGGATGGGCTCTCACGATCATCACTCACGTTTTTTTTGTATGCAATTCCTAATACCGATACCAGAGGGTTTTCAATCCCCCTTAAAAGGTTCTCGAGAGTAAAGACAACGTGCTGAGGCATTGAATTATTAATGAGTCTCGCTGCCGCGATCATTCCATCTGGAAGCGTATCATTGAGCAAAAAATAAGGATCTATTGGTATGCAATGTCCTCCCACGCCTGGACCCGGTAAATGGATACTAACCCGCGGATGGAAGTTAGCGAGCCGAATAACATCCCACACATTCAACTCCATTCGCTCGCATATTTTTGCTATTTCATTCGCAAACCCTATATTGACATCGCGATAAGTATTTTCGATGATTTTTACGATCTCAGCTACTCGTACCTCTGTCTCATATACCTCACTCTTAACAAATGTCTCATAAAGAATCCTAGCAAGATGCCTTGACTCACCATCCACCCCACCGACAATACGGGTATTATGGACTATTTCAATGATGGTATTGCCGGGAATTGCGCGTTCCGGCGCATGGGCGAGAAATACCTCCTCATGGAATAAAGGTTTAACAATATCTTCAATAGTGCGTGGTGGTATTGTTGACTCGACAACAATGAGATCATCTTTTTTTATGACTGTTTGAATATTCTGAACCGCTGCCACGAGATATGAAAGATCTGATTTCTTCTCAATCGTCAATGGTGTAGGGACACATATTATATATATGTCAGCGACCTGTATTTCGCGCGAAAAAGATATGCGTTGCAAGCCCTCTGCCAGCAATTCTTCAAGTCCGGGTTCACAAAAAGGAAGTTGTCCATTTTGAAGAAGTGCAACTTTCTCTTCGATTATATCGCATCCGTAAACTCGAAAACCTGCTTTCGCAAAAAAACATGCTGTCGGCAACCCAATGTATCCTAGCCCAACAACACATATACGAGCCGTACGTTCGTGAATCATTCTCTCATTCATGGGATGGGGTCTCAGATGATTTTTTTGATAGCGCAGCGACAGATTCTATATACCAGTCAATGGTCTTATGTAAGCCTATTTCAAATTCCGTTGTCGCCTGAAAGCCAAACTGTCGGGCTCGTGATGTCTCGAGACTCCTCCGTGGCTGACCATCTGGTTGTGCTGTGTTCCAAAGAATTTCTCCTTCAAAGCCCATATGCGAGCAAATCAGCTGAATGAGATCTCGAATAGATATTTCCTTGCCTGCACCAATATTGACCGGTTGTTCATCATTATAACGCTCGGCAGCAAGAATAATGCCTTCCGCTGCGTCCTCTACATAGAGAAATTCGCGCGTAGCCTCTCCGGTACCCCAGACTTCGATAGTATCTTGATCAGATACCATTGCATCTCGAACTTTTTTAATTAACGCTGGAATAACATGTGAGGAGTCGGGATTAAAATTATCCCCAGGACCATACAAGTTCACAGGAAGGAGATAAATTGCATTAAATCCAAACTGTTTTCGATATGCTTGTGATTGCACAAGAAGCATTTTTTTTGCCAAGCCATAGGGAGCGTTGGTCTCCTCGGGATACCCATTCCAAAGATCTTCCTCTCGAAATGGTGTTGGAGTAAATTTCGGATAAGCACAAATCGTCCCACAGGCGACAAACTTCTCCACGTTTGCCTGTCGAGCCGACTCCATAAGATTAACTCCCATAATAAGATTGTCGTAAAAAAGATCTCCAGGATTTTTGTTATTATACCCAATACCCCCTACTTTTGCAGCCAAATGAATGACAATATCTGCATCCTTAACTACCTCGTCACATACTTCTTTTTTTCGCAAATCGTGGCTCACAGAACGAGGAATGATAATATCACTATCAAGAACGCCTCTTTGCAGGAGTGCTTGATAGACATACTTACCAAGAAAACCCGCACCACCCGTTAAAAGTATTTTTTTACCTATCATATATTCTTATTATTTATTTGAAATAAGGGGATCGAATGAGTAGCTGACGGCAGTAGGGTATTTTCTCGCTGCTTTTTAATATCGGCCTCAACCATATCACGAACAAGTTCATGAAAATCTACTTTTGGCGCCCAACCAAGCTTCTCCTTTGCCTTGCTCCAATCTGCCTGCAAATGATCAACTTCTGTAGGACGATAGTAACGTTCATCAATCACAACATAATTCTCCCAGTCATCAAT encodes the following:
- a CDS encoding class I SAM-dependent methyltransferase, with the translated sequence MKQHLVRFMPKLLKAIGKKSILKTLCSLNHLMRTVTAATHRLQFYFEYSVFNQPEYFDHFIDLFYLWRKHRYPFWLERGIFGLLACKDQGEILELCCGDGFNARNFYSIRAKSIVAVDFEKDVIRFAQKYNSAPNIQFLTIDIRHAMPQGVFDTIIWDGAIEHFTETEIDELLKEIKPRLKDGGCLSGYTIVEKTEGKSHSLHEYEFKSKEDLFRFLTPYFKNVRVFETVYPIRHNLYFWASDSILPMDSGWMGQIRT
- a CDS encoding nucleotide sugar dehydrogenase is translated as MNERMIHERTARICVVGLGYIGLPTACFFAKAGFRVYGCDIIEEKVALLQNGQLPFCEPGLEELLAEGLQRISFSREIQVADIYIICVPTPLTIEKKSDLSYLVAAVQNIQTVIKKDDLIVVESTIPPRTIEDIVKPLFHEEVFLAHAPERAIPGNTIIEIVHNTRIVGGVDGESRHLARILYETFVKSEVYETEVRVAEIVKIIENTYRDVNIGFANEIAKICERMELNVWDVIRLANFHPRVSIHLPGPGVGGHCIPIDPYFLLNDTLPDGMIAAARLINNSMPQHVVFTLENLLRGIENPLVSVLGIAYKKNVSDDRESPSLQIIELLKLRSIRMEIFDPLCQTTQRYSLSNSFKEATEGSDCILLLTDHDLFREIDPSQIGVMRTKLLYDTRNVLNHDQWRAHGFQINVLGSA
- a CDS encoding GDP-L-fucose synthase; amino-acid sequence: MIGKKILLTGGAGFLGKYVYQALLQRGVLDSDIIIPRSVSHDLRKKEVCDEVVKDADIVIHLAAKVGGIGYNNKNPGDLFYDNLIMGVNLMESARQANVEKFVACGTICAYPKFTPTPFREEDLWNGYPEETNAPYGLAKKMLLVQSQAYRKQFGFNAIYLLPVNLYGPGDNFNPDSSHVIPALIKKVRDAMVSDQDTIEVWGTGEATREFLYVEDAAEGIILAAERYNDEQPVNIGAGKEISIRDLIQLICSHMGFEGEILWNTAQPDGQPRRSLETSRARQFGFQATTEFEIGLHKTIDWYIESVAALSKKSSETPSHE